In the genome of uncultured Pseudodesulfovibrio sp., one region contains:
- a CDS encoding PEP-CTERM sorting domain-containing protein: MKRLMTAILTLTLFLAFSSFAMAAVYNMTVYADQATGVIGVNGDYPLAQTSGSSWSADNSAYKAEWGLDASTLFGRTVTLSDVVGMSYWTKKPTSHVEQAPDWYFHFYTTPFENSPGSAWYGYRLNTEPYFSANLNENVNEWNQWAIGGQNDTNALRFFDSSSSNYWGSYTDPLWEEFLTQTGLGDRVYGDQELLSIAMATGSGWNADFYGLLDGLSISVKNIDITGAPIVDTYNINFEAAAVPTPEPSSFLLLLAGLGGFGFMLHRRNKA; this comes from the coding sequence ATGAAACGGCTCATGACGGCAATATTGACCCTTACCCTCTTTCTGGCCTTCTCTTCTTTCGCAATGGCCGCAGTCTACAATATGACCGTATATGCAGACCAGGCCACCGGTGTGATCGGCGTCAACGGCGATTACCCGCTGGCGCAGACGTCCGGCAGCAGCTGGTCCGCCGACAACTCGGCCTACAAGGCGGAATGGGGCTTGGATGCGTCCACGCTTTTCGGCCGGACCGTTACTCTCTCCGATGTTGTCGGCATGAGCTACTGGACCAAAAAACCCACTTCTCATGTGGAACAAGCCCCTGACTGGTATTTCCACTTCTACACCACCCCCTTCGAAAACAGCCCGGGAAGCGCTTGGTACGGTTATCGCCTCAACACCGAGCCCTATTTTTCGGCCAACCTGAATGAGAATGTGAATGAGTGGAACCAGTGGGCGATCGGAGGCCAGAATGACACCAATGCCCTCCGCTTCTTCGACAGCTCCTCGAGCAACTACTGGGGCAGCTACACGGATCCGCTTTGGGAAGAGTTTCTCACCCAAACCGGTCTTGGCGACAGGGTTTACGGCGACCAGGAACTGCTGAGCATCGCCATGGCCACCGGCTCCGGCTGGAACGCCGACTTTTACGGCTTACTCGACGGACTGAGCATCTCCGTTAAGAACATAGACATCACCGGTGCTCCGATCGTGGACACCTATAACATCAACTTCGAAGCAGCAGCGGTCCCCACGCCCGAACCCTCTTCCTTCCTGTTGCTCCTCGCCGGACTGGGCGGCTTCGGTTTCATGCTCCACCGCCGCAACAAGGCATAA